A DNA window from Caretta caretta isolate rCarCar2 chromosome 7, rCarCar1.hap1, whole genome shotgun sequence contains the following coding sequences:
- the DNA2 gene encoding DNA replication ATP-dependent helicase/nuclease DNA2 isoform X3, with product MELGREEQRLLEELMEKSACEALAPAESFQKRAVDLSDTTLSKGLNNRYRILRINVVQKNDDDPEKHLTIRASQSLEDTELCILRNDWYSVPVVPGDIIHLEGDCHSGTWIINRDSGYLILYPDLLLSGTTVSNSIRCMRKAVLSEKFRSCESSSRQMLIGTILHETFQQGVTNNFAQEKLQELAFRIVHGPKYLKEMYYLNLKQEEIMQEIEEYLPSITKWAEDFMHKPSQANHNKMQLKLPSDGKIEDLSCNIEVAEFLDIEENIWSPRFGLKGKIDVTVGVKIHRKSGTQYKIMPLELKTGKESNSIEHRSQVVLYTLLNQERRADPEAGFLLYLKTGNMYPVSGNRMDRRELLKLRNQLASYLFHSMCKSALGNKQTQLASLPPVIDDSRACKYCSQMHNCFLYSRAVEQQMDNVLIPLAVVPIIEKETQHLKLSHLQYFSLWYLMLTLESQCGEGKKGRKNIWLMPASEREKAGDCIGNVIRVEHVQEVSDGQYLHYFQRKNGTMPGTNLLVGDRVVVSGEKTLLGLSAGYVKEVNVTSISCLLDRNLSKLPKDTIFRLDHEEGISGIDAPLRNLSKLMENSSASEKLRNLIIDFHKPQFIQHLSSVLPPEAKETVANILKGLNKPQKQAMKQVLLSKDYTLIVGMPGTGKTTTICALVRILYACGFSVLLTSFTHTAVDNILLKLARFKVGFLRLGRAQKVHPDIRKFTEEEICRSKSIKSITHLEELYNNQPVVATTCMGVNHPIFARKLFDFCIVDEASQISQPICLGPLFYSHRFVLVGDHQQLPPLVHDTEARDLGMSESLFKRLEQNKNAVVQLTVQYRMNSKIMSLSNKLVYEGKLECGSEKVSKATVILPNLKNLKLELELFADSSETWLKETFEPNNPVCFLNTEKVPAPEQAEKGGVSNMTEAKLVLFLTSFFIKTSVKDNH from the exons ATGGAGCTGGGGCGGgaagagcagcggctgctggagGAGCTGATGGAGAAAAGCGCCTGTGAGGCGCTGGCCCCGGCGGAGAG TTTTCAGAAGAGAGCAGTTGACTTAAGTGACACAACACTCAGCAAAGGTTTGAACAACAGATACCGTATCTTAAGAATCAATGTAGTACAGAAAAATGACGATGATCCTGAGAAACACCTGACAATTAGGGCTTCTCAATCACTTGAAGATACAGAACTGTGTATTCTAAGAAATGACTG GTATTCTGTTCCAGTAGTTCCAGGAGACATCATTCACTTAGAAGGAGATTGTCATTCTGGTACCTGGATAATAAATAGAGACTCTGGATATCTAATTCTGTAcccagatttgctgctttctGGCACTACAGTATCAAATAGTATTCGATGTATGAGAAAAGCAGTACTGAGTGAAAAGTTCAGG AGTTGTGAGTCCAGTTCGCGGCAGATGCTGATTGGTACAATCCTTCATGAAACTTTCCAGCAAGGAGTAACAAATAACTTTGCACAAGAAAAACTACAAGAACTTGCCTTCAGAATTGTCCATGGACCAAAGTATCTAAAAGAAAT GTACTACTTAAATCTGAAACAAGAAGAAATCATGCAAGAGATAGAAGAATATCTTCCATCAATTACTAAATGGGCAGAAGACTTCATGCACAAACCTAGTCAAGCTAACCACAACAAAATGCAGTTAAAACT ACCAAGTGATGGAAAAATAGAAGATTTATCTTGTAATATTGAAGTTGCAGAGTTCCTGGATATTGAAGAGAATATCTGGTCTCCCAGGTTTGGATTAAAGGGCAAGATTGATGTTACAGTTGGTGTGAAAATACATCGCAAGTCTGGAACGCAATATAAGATAATGCCATTGGAGCTTAAAACTGGCAAGGAATCTAACTCCATAGAACACAGAAGTCAG gTTGTTCTGTACACCTTGTTGAACCAAGAACGAAGAGCAGATCCTGAAGCTGGATTTCTTCTTTACCTTAAAACTGGCAATATGTATCCTGTGTCTGGCAATCGAATGGATAGGAGAG aatTACTAAAGCTAAGAAATCAACTGGCCTCTTACTTATTCCACAGTATGTGTAAATCTGCCCTAGGAAATAAGCAAACACAACTTGCCTCTTTGCCTCCTGTAATTGATGATAGTCGGGCCTGTAAATATTGCTCACAAATGCACAACTGCTTTCTTTATAGCAG AGCTGTAGAGCAACAGATGGACAATGTCCTTATTCCTCTTGCTGTGGTACCCATTATTGAAAAAGAGACCCAGCATCTGAAACTGTCTCACTTACAGTATTTCAGCCTGTGGTATCTGATGTTAACCTTGGAGTCACAGTGTGGAGAGGGCAAAAAGGGACGTAAAAATATATGGCTGATGCCTGCTTCAGAAAG AGAAAAGGCTGGAGACTGCATTGGAAATGTGATCAGAGTTGAACATGTGCAGGAAGTTTCTGATGGACAATATCTACATTATTTCCAGCGTAAAAATGGTACCATGCCTGGAACAAACCTGTTGGTAGGAGATAGAGTTGTTGTGAGTGGAGAGAAGACATTACTTGGCTTGTCTGCTGGCTATGTTAAAGAGGTCAACGTGACAAGTATTTCCTGTTTATTGGACAG GAACTTATCTAAACTCCCTAAGGACACTATATTTAGGTTAGATCATGAAGAAGGAATTTCTGGTATTGATGCCCCCTTAAGAAATCTTTCTAAACTGATGGAGAATTCTTCTGCCAG TGAAAAGCTTCGTAACTTAATAATTGACTTCCACAAACCACAGTTCATCCAGCACTTGAGCTCTGTTCTTCCTCCTGAAGCAAAGGAAACTGTTGCAAACATTTTAAAGG GTCTGAATAAGCCTCAGAAACAGGCAATGAAACAAGTGCTACTTTCAAAAGATTACACTCTCATTGTGGGTATGCCTGGAACAGGAAAAACTACTACAATATGTGCTCTA GTAAGAATTCTTTATGCCTGTGGCTTCAGCGTTCTGCTGACAAGTTTTACACACACTGCTGTTGACAACATCCTGCTGAAGTTGGCCAGGTTTAAAGTAGGATTTTTGCGCTTGGGGCGAGCTCAGAAGGTTCATCCAGACATACGGAAGTTTACAGAGGAAGAAATTTGCAGATCCAAATCAATTAAATCTATAACTCATTTGGAGGAACTCTATAACAATCAA CCAGTAGTTGCAACAACGTGCATGGGAGTAAACCATCCAATTTTTGCTCGGAAACTGTTTGACTTCTGCATAGTGGATGAGGCTTCTCAAATAAGCCAGCCAATCTGCCTGGGGCCACTCTTCTATTCACATAGGTTTGTGCTGGTAGGGGACCATCAACAGCTACCTCCACTTGTACACGACACAGAAGCAAG AGATCTTGGCATGAGTGAAAGTTTGTTTAAGAGACTGGAACAAAACAAGAATGCTGTTGTCCAGTTAACTGTGCAGTACAGAATGAATAG TAAAATTATGTCATTAAGTAACAAGTTGGTGTATGAAGGCAAACTGGAATGTGGCTCGGAGAAAGTGTCAAAAGCCACTGTTATCCTGCCAAACTTAAAAAACTTGAAGTTGGAGCTGGAATTATTTGCAGATTCTTCAGAAACATGGTTGAAAGAAACGTTTGAGCCAAACAATCCTGTGTGTTTTCTTAACACAGAGAAG